One genomic segment of Cottoperca gobio chromosome 21, fCotGob3.1, whole genome shotgun sequence includes these proteins:
- the LOC115026202 gene encoding glycerol kinase-like isoform X1 — MDPLVAAIDQGTSSTRFLVFNAKTAEVMSLHQVEINQSFPKEGWVEEDPKEIMQSVYECMERTCEKLSQLNIDISNIKAVGVTNQRETTLVWDKETGEPLYNAIVWLDLRTQSTVESLINKAPGKNKNHLKHKTGLPISTYFSAVKLRWLLDNVDEVRQAVLSERAMFGTVDSWIIWCLTGGKNGGVHCTDVSNASRTMLFNIHSLDWDPELCRYFDVPMKILPKVRSSSEIYGWMKSSSLAGVPISGCLGDQSAALVGQMCFQEGQAKNTYGTGCFLLRNTGTKPLMSDHGLLTTVAYKLGKDEPACYALEGSVAIAGAVVRWLKDNLGIVKSSSEIEKLAAAVGTSYGCYFVPAFSGLYAPYWEPSARGIICGLTQFTNRNHLAFAALEAVCFQTREILDAMNQDSGVPLTELQVDGGMTSNRLLMQLQADILCIPVVQPTMSETTALGAAMAAGAAEGVGVWSLSPSHLPHVTSEKYEPQINSDESEFRFSRWKKAVQRSMNWETTEPCCNSNGVGNKMNAAPWGVPPPPSPTRADP, encoded by the exons ATGGATCCGCTGGTTGCTGCGATTGACCAGGGCACGAGCTCGACGAGGTTTCTG GTGTTCAATGCAAAAACAGCTGAAGTGATGAGTCTCCACCAAGTTGAGATCAACCAGAGTTTCCCCAAGGAGGG CTGGGTGGAGGAGGACCCCAAAGAGATAATGCAGTCTGTCTATGAGTGCATGGAGAGGACTTGTGAGAAACTCAGCCAGCTCAACATCGACATCTCCAACATAAAAG CGGTGGGGGTGACCAATCAGAGAGAGACGACCCTGGTTTGGGACAAAGAGACCGGAGAGCCACTCTACAACGCCATTG TTTGGCTGGACCTGCGCACACAGTCTACAGTGGAGAGTCTCATTAACAAAGCTCCGGGCAAAAACAAGAACCACCTCAAG CACAAGACGGGCCTTCCCATCAGCACCTACTTCAGTGCAGTGAAGCTACGCTGGCTGCTGGACAACGTGGACGAAGTGAGACAGGCGGTGCTGAGTGAGCGCGCCATGTTTGGCACGGTGGACTCCTGGATCATCTGG TGTCTGACGGGGGGCAAGAATGGAGGGGTCCACTGCACAGACGTCTCAAATGCCAGTCGCACCATGCTCTTCAACATTCACAGCCTGGACTGGGACCCTGAACTCTGCAG GTACTTTGACGTCCCGATGAAAATCCTCCCCAAAGTCAGAAGCTCCTCTGAAATCTACGGCTGGATG AAATCCAGCTCTCTTGCAGGAGTTCCAATCTCTGGG TGTCTTGGCGACCAGTCGGCGGCCCTGGTTGGTCAGATGTGCTTCCAGGAAGGCCAGGCCAAAAACAC ATACGGGACCGGGTGCTTCCTGCTCAGAAATACAGGCACCAAG CCTTTGATGTCAGACCACGGCCTGCTGACCACAGTTGCCTACAAACTGGGAAAAGACGAGCCAGCCTGCTATGCTCTCGAG GGTTCCGTGGCCATCGCAGGGGCAGTGGTGCGGTGGCTGAAGGACAACTTGGGCATTGTGAAGTCTTCCTCAGAGATCG AGAAGCTAGCTGCTGCAGTAGGCACGTCTTACGGCTGTTACTTTGTGCCGGCCTTCTCGGGGCTCTATGCCCCCTACTGGGAGCCCAGTGCAAGAGG CATCATCTGTGGGCTCACTCAGTTCACCAACAGGAACCATTTGGCTTTTGCTGCCCTTGAGGCCGTCTGTTTTCAGACCAGAGAG ATCCTTGATGCAATGAACCAGGACAGCGGCGTCCCTCTGACGGAGCTGCAGGTGGATGGAGGCATGACGTCTAACAGATTACTAATGCAGCTGCAGGCCGACATCCTCTGCATTCCCGTAG TGCAACCCACCATGTCAGAGACCACAGCTCTGGGTGCAGCCATGGCAGCGGGGGCAGCAGAGGGGGTGGGCGTGTGGAGCCTGAGCCCCAGTCATCTCCCACACGTCACATCTGAGAAATATGAACCTCAGATCAACTCTGACG AGAGTGAGTTCCGCTTTTCTCGCTGGAAGAAAGCCGTCCAGAGATCCATGAACTGGGAGACCACAGAGCCTTGCTGTAATTCCAATG GTGTAGGAAATAAGATGAACGCCGCCCCCTGGGGggttcctccccctccttcccccACCAGAGCAGACCCCTAA
- the LOC115026202 gene encoding glycerol kinase-like isoform X2 codes for MDPLVAAIDQGTSSTRFLVFNAKTAEVMSLHQVEINQSFPKEGWVEEDPKEIMQSVYECMERTCEKLSQLNIDISNIKAVGVTNQRETTLVWDKETGEPLYNAIVWLDLRTQSTVESLINKAPGKNKNHLKHKTGLPISTYFSAVKLRWLLDNVDEVRQAVLSERAMFGTVDSWIIWCLTGGKNGGVHCTDVSNASRTMLFNIHSLDWDPELCRYFDVPMKILPKVRSSSEIYGWMKSSSLAGVPISGCLGDQSAALVGQMCFQEGQAKNTYGTGCFLLRNTGTKPLMSDHGLLTTVAYKLGKDEPACYALEGSVAIAGAVVRWLKDNLGIVKSSSEIEKLAAAVGTSYGCYFVPAFSGLYAPYWEPSARGIICGLTQFTNRNHLAFAALEAVCFQTREILDAMNQDSGVPLTELQVDGGMTSNRLLMQLQADILCIPVVQPTMSETTALGAAMAAGAAEGVGVWSLSPSHLPHVTSEKYEPQINSDESEFRFSRWKKAVQRSMNWETTEPCCNSNDPQL; via the exons ATGGATCCGCTGGTTGCTGCGATTGACCAGGGCACGAGCTCGACGAGGTTTCTG GTGTTCAATGCAAAAACAGCTGAAGTGATGAGTCTCCACCAAGTTGAGATCAACCAGAGTTTCCCCAAGGAGGG CTGGGTGGAGGAGGACCCCAAAGAGATAATGCAGTCTGTCTATGAGTGCATGGAGAGGACTTGTGAGAAACTCAGCCAGCTCAACATCGACATCTCCAACATAAAAG CGGTGGGGGTGACCAATCAGAGAGAGACGACCCTGGTTTGGGACAAAGAGACCGGAGAGCCACTCTACAACGCCATTG TTTGGCTGGACCTGCGCACACAGTCTACAGTGGAGAGTCTCATTAACAAAGCTCCGGGCAAAAACAAGAACCACCTCAAG CACAAGACGGGCCTTCCCATCAGCACCTACTTCAGTGCAGTGAAGCTACGCTGGCTGCTGGACAACGTGGACGAAGTGAGACAGGCGGTGCTGAGTGAGCGCGCCATGTTTGGCACGGTGGACTCCTGGATCATCTGG TGTCTGACGGGGGGCAAGAATGGAGGGGTCCACTGCACAGACGTCTCAAATGCCAGTCGCACCATGCTCTTCAACATTCACAGCCTGGACTGGGACCCTGAACTCTGCAG GTACTTTGACGTCCCGATGAAAATCCTCCCCAAAGTCAGAAGCTCCTCTGAAATCTACGGCTGGATG AAATCCAGCTCTCTTGCAGGAGTTCCAATCTCTGGG TGTCTTGGCGACCAGTCGGCGGCCCTGGTTGGTCAGATGTGCTTCCAGGAAGGCCAGGCCAAAAACAC ATACGGGACCGGGTGCTTCCTGCTCAGAAATACAGGCACCAAG CCTTTGATGTCAGACCACGGCCTGCTGACCACAGTTGCCTACAAACTGGGAAAAGACGAGCCAGCCTGCTATGCTCTCGAG GGTTCCGTGGCCATCGCAGGGGCAGTGGTGCGGTGGCTGAAGGACAACTTGGGCATTGTGAAGTCTTCCTCAGAGATCG AGAAGCTAGCTGCTGCAGTAGGCACGTCTTACGGCTGTTACTTTGTGCCGGCCTTCTCGGGGCTCTATGCCCCCTACTGGGAGCCCAGTGCAAGAGG CATCATCTGTGGGCTCACTCAGTTCACCAACAGGAACCATTTGGCTTTTGCTGCCCTTGAGGCCGTCTGTTTTCAGACCAGAGAG ATCCTTGATGCAATGAACCAGGACAGCGGCGTCCCTCTGACGGAGCTGCAGGTGGATGGAGGCATGACGTCTAACAGATTACTAATGCAGCTGCAGGCCGACATCCTCTGCATTCCCGTAG TGCAACCCACCATGTCAGAGACCACAGCTCTGGGTGCAGCCATGGCAGCGGGGGCAGCAGAGGGGGTGGGCGTGTGGAGCCTGAGCCCCAGTCATCTCCCACACGTCACATCTGAGAAATATGAACCTCAGATCAACTCTGACG AGAGTGAGTTCCGCTTTTCTCGCTGGAAGAAAGCCGTCCAGAGATCCATGAACTGGGAGACCACAGAGCCTTGCTGTAATTCCAATG ATCCACAGCTCTAA